From Hydrogenothermus marinus, one genomic window encodes:
- a CDS encoding response regulator transcription factor, producing MKILIVEDNKDLNETIKEILEINGFLSDSAYDGEEALDFIQNFDYDLIILDIMLPKIDGFQVCKEIRDKGIDTPVLMLTAKDTTKDKVKGLDIGADDYLVKPFEIEELIARIKALIRRTSSQKKDIIKISNYIFDLKNRKVFKDNQEIQLTPKLFCILEQLLRNRGNIVSYESLMNKCWDINDYPTKETVRANIKLLRKTLNDKDLIKNITGVGYKIE from the coding sequence ATGAAAATACTGATAGTGGAAGATAATAAAGACTTAAATGAAACTATAAAAGAGATATTAGAAATTAATGGGTTTTTATCAGATTCTGCTTATGATGGAGAAGAGGCTTTAGACTTTATACAAAATTTTGATTATGACCTTATAATTCTTGATATTATGCTTCCTAAAATAGATGGTTTTCAAGTATGTAAAGAAATAAGAGATAAAGGAATAGATACACCTGTTTTAATGCTAACTGCAAAAGATACAACAAAGGATAAAGTAAAAGGACTTGATATTGGTGCAGACGATTATTTGGTAAAACCTTTTGAGATAGAAGAACTAATTGCAAGAATTAAAGCTTTAATAAGAAGAACATCTTCTCAAAAAAAGGATATTATTAAAATTAGCAATTATATTTTTGATTTAAAAAATAGAAAAGTTTTTAAAGATAATCAGGAAATTCAACTTACACCAAAGCTATTTTGTATTTTAGAGCAACTCCTTAGAAATAGAGGAAATATAGTAAGTTATGAAAGTTTAATGAATAAATGTTGGGATATAAATGATTATCCAACAAAAGAAACAGTTAGAGCAAATATAAAACTTTTAAGAAAAACATTGAATGATAAAGATTTAATAAAAAATATCACCGGTGTTGGTTATAAAATAGAATGA
- the rodA gene encoding rod shape-determining protein RodA, with the protein MKKIFESYDFVILFSVLFLISVSLIGIYSATINESSSYIKKQVIFAILSLIIIFSLPFLDYRKIVNNSIWLYILGILSLIYVKFFGITVLGAKRWIKLGFFSLQPSEFMKYIVVIFVAYILAVAKIPISYKDVAKILIVVSIPFYLTLKQPDLGTAITILIPILFIIFLAGLDKKFIIGSFLIIIFSSPFIWMHLKDYQKNRIIAFIKPEADPYGTAYHIIQSKIAVGSGKLVGKGFLQGTQSKLLFLPEKHTDFIFATLSEEFGFVLSAIIVLVFLLLALRILYWGSKVKDKAGKFICYGFGGLIATQAFINIAMTIGFAPVVGITLPFISYGGSSLITFSLMVGTVLSVIRINKMQKLQFTGD; encoded by the coding sequence ATGAAAAAAATTTTTGAAAGTTATGATTTTGTAATATTATTTTCTGTATTATTTTTAATATCAGTAAGTCTAATTGGTATTTATAGTGCAACAATAAATGAATCTTCTTCATATATAAAAAAACAGGTAATATTTGCAATCCTTTCTTTGATAATAATATTTTCATTACCTTTTTTAGATTATAGAAAGATAGTAAACAACTCTATTTGGTTATATATTCTTGGGATTTTGTCTTTAATATATGTGAAATTTTTTGGGATAACAGTTCTTGGTGCTAAAAGATGGATAAAATTAGGATTTTTTTCATTACAACCTTCTGAATTTATGAAATATATAGTTGTAATTTTTGTAGCATATATCTTAGCAGTTGCAAAAATTCCTATATCTTATAAAGATGTAGCAAAAATATTAATAGTTGTTTCAATTCCATTTTATTTAACTTTAAAACAGCCAGATTTAGGAACTGCAATTACTATATTAATCCCTATTCTTTTTATTATATTTTTAGCAGGTTTAGATAAAAAATTTATAATAGGAAGTTTTTTAATTATAATCTTTTCTTCACCTTTTATATGGATGCATCTAAAAGATTATCAAAAAAATAGAATTATTGCTTTTATCAAACCAGAGGCAGATCCATATGGTACTGCTTATCATATAATTCAATCAAAGATAGCAGTAGGCTCAGGAAAATTAGTTGGAAAAGGATTTTTACAAGGTACCCAATCTAAGCTTTTATTTTTACCTGAAAAACATACAGATTTTATATTTGCTACTTTAAGTGAAGAATTTGGCTTTGTATTATCGGCAATTATAGTTTTAGTTTTTCTTCTTTTAGCTTTAAGAATATTATACTGGGGAAGTAAAGTAAAAGATAAAGCTGGTAAGTTTATATGTTATGGATTTGGCGGTTTAATAGCAACACAAGCATTTATTAATATAGCTATGACTATAGGGTTTGCACCTGTTGTTGGAATTACTTTACCTTTTATTAGTTATGGTGGAAGTTCTTTAATTACTTTTTCTTTAATGGTAGGTACAGTTTTAAGTGTGATAAGAATCAATAAAATGCAAAAATTACAGTTTACAGGGGATTAA
- a CDS encoding sensor histidine kinase has translation MRLNEFIKARLKITFIISFIATIILSAFGGTVYYYYKKELVFEISDRLKSIAFDVARNLESSTDDWSVINELKIPEDNFVCIYNYSNGLLFYNKKMCNYKTNFTGFKVLDDKVIFGITLTKNFDQYHIYVGENLNKILRSVYKLKATIFYTFFGLSLIIFVFAFYISKYIVKPLQIALETQEKFIQNTSHDLKTPLSIISSNFYLIKQKNFKNIDKNINILEKNIEYMKKIINDMLFMANIGNKEKTKLNINSILKDLISDFETDIKEKNINLEIIEKENIDFVANYEDIKKLFSNLLENAIKYNEENGEIIIKIDKKEVSIKNTGQIISEKDKDLIFERFYRGDKARTSQGTGLGLSIVKEIAKSYNIKIKLKTDKKYNEFIIKF, from the coding sequence ATGAGATTAAATGAGTTTATAAAGGCCCGTCTTAAAATAACTTTTATTATTTCTTTTATAGCTACTATTATACTTTCTGCTTTTGGTGGCACTGTTTATTATTATTATAAAAAGGAACTTGTTTTTGAAATAAGTGATAGATTAAAAAGTATTGCTTTTGATGTTGCAAGAAATTTAGAAAGTTCTACAGATGATTGGTCTGTTATTAATGAGTTAAAAATACCTGAAGATAATTTTGTTTGTATTTATAATTATTCAAATGGTCTTCTTTTTTATAATAAAAAAATGTGTAATTATAAAACTAATTTTACAGGATTTAAAGTTTTAGATGATAAAGTTATTTTTGGTATTACCTTAACAAAAAATTTTGATCAATATCATATATATGTTGGAGAAAATCTTAATAAAATCTTAAGATCTGTATATAAACTAAAAGCTACAATTTTTTATACTTTTTTTGGACTTTCTCTAATCATCTTTGTTTTTGCTTTTTATATATCAAAATATATAGTAAAGCCTCTTCAAATAGCATTGGAAACTCAAGAAAAGTTTATTCAAAACACATCTCATGATTTAAAAACACCATTATCTATTATCTCTTCTAATTTTTATTTAATAAAACAGAAAAATTTTAAGAATATAGATAAAAATATAAATATTTTAGAGAAAAATATTGAGTATATGAAAAAAATAATAAATGATATGCTTTTTATGGCAAATATAGGTAATAAAGAAAAAACAAAACTTAATATAAATAGCATTTTAAAAGATTTAATATCAGATTTTGAAACAGATATAAAAGAAAAAAATATAAACCTTGAGATAATAGAAAAGGAAAATATAGATTTTGTTGCAAATTATGAAGATATAAAAAAGCTATTCTCAAATCTTTTAGAAAATGCAATTAAATATAATGAAGAAAACGGAGAAATAATAATAAAAATAGATAAAAAAGAAGTTTCAATAAAAAATACAGGACAGATTATTTCTGAAAAAGATAAAGATTTAATATTTGAAAGATTTTATAGAGGAGATAAAGCAAGAACTTCTCAAGGAACAGGTCTTGGCCTTTCTATAGTAAAAGAGATAGCAAAATCATATAATATAAAAATTAAGTTAAAAACAGACAAAAAATATAATGAATTTATAATAAAATTTTAA